In Thermotomaculum hydrothermale, a single genomic region encodes these proteins:
- a CDS encoding 50S ribosomal protein L11 methyltransferase, with amino-acid sequence MLKKVIFRFETRDDFVISSLSDFLLGFDVISVETYEDFNDVVFLASEEQDYLAIVGKAKEFLSFLNVSDFDVIIEDFEEKDWVEEFKKFFKPFDMNKYFRVIPLWEKGNKSVYSEGKINLIIEPGQAFGTGLHGTTSLCAEFLKEYAENKNGFTMLDVGTGSGILSVIGKKLGAKEITAFDIDPHCSEVFVKNFEINDINLDNINFFIGEIRDLRVKCYDIVIVNIIESIVRDILKDVIPFVGDKLVISGILEKDSDGFEKFLKKFNLKILDRRVNGEWIGYLIER; translated from the coding sequence ATGCTTAAAAAAGTAATTTTCAGGTTTGAAACAAGAGATGATTTTGTAATCTCATCTCTATCAGATTTTCTTCTTGGTTTTGATGTAATAAGTGTTGAAACTTATGAGGATTTTAACGATGTTGTTTTCCTTGCTTCTGAAGAGCAGGATTATTTAGCAATTGTTGGAAAGGCTAAAGAATTCCTCTCTTTTCTGAATGTGTCTGATTTTGATGTGATTATTGAAGACTTTGAGGAGAAAGATTGGGTTGAGGAGTTTAAAAAATTTTTCAAGCCATTTGATATGAACAAATATTTCAGGGTAATTCCCTTGTGGGAAAAGGGGAATAAGTCTGTTTATTCAGAGGGTAAAATAAACCTGATTATTGAGCCGGGGCAGGCATTTGGCACAGGCTTACACGGCACAACATCACTATGTGCAGAGTTTTTGAAAGAGTATGCTGAAAATAAAAATGGGTTTACAATGCTTGATGTTGGAACAGGTTCAGGAATTTTGTCTGTTATTGGCAAAAAGTTAGGTGCAAAAGAGATAACAGCCTTTGACATAGACCCTCATTGCTCTGAGGTTTTTGTGAAAAACTTTGAAATAAACGATATTAACCTTGATAATATCAATTTTTTTATAGGTGAGATAAGAGATTTAAGGGTAAAGTGCTATGATATTGTAATTGTCAACATAATTGAGAGCATTGTGAGGGATATTTTAAAAGATGTAATTCCTTTTGTGGGAGATAAACTTGTTATAAGCGGTATTTTAGAAAAGGATTCTGATGGATTTGAAAAATTTTTAAAAAAATTTAATTTAAAAATCCTTGATAGAAGAGTAAATGGGGAATGGATTGGGTATTTAATTGAGAGGTAA
- a CDS encoding M14 family zinc carboxypeptidase — protein sequence MNIKRIVFSLILFFSFFCFAQEPLTIAEKSNFTSTSRVKDVVNFFLELEKEYPENIVVSSIGKTFEGREIPLVIVGNPAPLSPCETKKPVILINANIHAGEIEGKEAVQMYVRDMFLKKSPYLDKFVFLIVPVFNVDGNEKISPSHRPYQKVKNGVGIRYNGMNMDLNRDFVKLESREARALVRLFNRWHPLVFVDMHTTNGSFHEEPLTFTWCMSPHSSHSMIDFMKNEIYPFMRRFTRKNYNFDCIPYGHFDNQENPTKWNGFFGGMVFATGYFGVKGAFSFLDENYAYADYKTRVKAAYAFLDGIFTFMADEENLKEMRKLQEEYYKRDFAYIYKNVKPEPCGDKVKIKGYRVKRDEKTKRFKPDKTKRIDYNVDFVGCFNGERVDLKGAFVFPAGLSPIAKKLMEHGIKVFKIAEDTEVNVRKYKIDEISFSDFPFQGRQFVKEMKGHFETSKEKIEKGYYIVPLGKNQIFRQVAAALLYPESEDSLLKEGFFNLLIFPNQWSKKPGYYPVYLIDSVKGIKLRLVEKCLKK from the coding sequence ATGAATATAAAAAGGATTGTTTTTTCTTTAATTTTGTTTTTTTCTTTTTTTTGCTTTGCTCAAGAACCTTTAACTATTGCCGAAAAATCAAATTTTACATCAACTTCAAGGGTTAAGGATGTTGTTAACTTTTTTCTTGAACTTGAAAAAGAGTATCCTGAAAATATAGTGGTAAGCAGTATTGGCAAAACATTTGAGGGGAGAGAAATTCCCCTTGTAATAGTTGGAAATCCTGCCCCCCTTTCACCGTGTGAGACAAAAAAGCCTGTTATTTTAATTAACGCAAATATTCACGCTGGAGAGATTGAGGGGAAAGAGGCTGTTCAGATGTATGTCAGGGATATGTTTTTGAAAAAATCCCCTTACCTTGATAAGTTTGTTTTTCTGATTGTTCCGGTATTTAATGTTGATGGAAATGAAAAGATTTCCCCTTCCCACAGGCCTTATCAAAAGGTAAAAAATGGAGTTGGGATTAGATACAACGGTATGAACATGGATTTAAACAGGGATTTTGTAAAATTAGAAAGCAGAGAGGCAAGGGCTTTGGTAAGGTTGTTTAACAGATGGCATCCCCTTGTCTTTGTTGATATGCACACAACAAACGGTTCATTCCACGAAGAGCCTTTAACATTTACATGGTGTATGTCTCCCCACTCAAGCCACAGTATGATTGATTTTATGAAAAATGAAATATATCCCTTTATGAGAAGGTTTACAAGGAAAAACTATAACTTTGACTGCATCCCTTACGGGCATTTTGACAATCAGGAAAACCCAACAAAGTGGAATGGTTTTTTTGGCGGAATGGTGTTTGCCACAGGTTATTTTGGGGTAAAAGGTGCTTTTTCATTTTTAGATGAAAACTATGCCTATGCAGATTACAAAACAAGGGTTAAGGCTGCCTATGCATTTTTAGACGGTATATTCACCTTTATGGCAGATGAAGAAAATTTAAAAGAGATGAGAAAACTTCAGGAAGAGTATTACAAAAGGGATTTTGCCTATATTTACAAAAATGTAAAGCCTGAACCTTGTGGAGATAAGGTAAAAATAAAGGGTTACAGGGTTAAAAGAGATGAGAAAACAAAAAGGTTTAAGCCTGATAAAACAAAGAGAATAGATTACAATGTTGATTTTGTGGGGTGTTTTAATGGTGAGAGAGTTGATTTAAAAGGTGCTTTTGTTTTCCCAGCAGGTTTATCTCCCATTGCTAAAAAATTAATGGAGCATGGAATAAAGGTTTTCAAAATTGCAGAGGATACAGAGGTTAATGTTAGAAAATACAAGATAGATGAAATAAGTTTTTCAGATTTCCCGTTTCAGGGAAGGCAATTTGTAAAAGAGATGAAGGGGCATTTTGAGACTTCAAAGGAAAAGATAGAGAAGGGTTATTACATTGTGCCTCTCGGTAAAAACCAGATTTTCAGGCAGGTTGCCGCTGCACTTCTCTATCCTGAAAGTGAAGATTCGCTTTTAAAAGAAGGTTTTTTTAATCTATTGATTTTCCCAAATCAGTGGAGTAAAAAGCCTGGATACTATCCAGTGTATCTTATTGATAGTGTGAAGGGAATAAAGTTGAGGTTGGTTGAAAAATGCTTAAAAAAGTAA
- a CDS encoding NfeD family protein, which translates to MKKVFLFGILIIFGFFTAYSKEIKCGVIRFNDTVQPVSAEFVISSIKEFNEAKDFDLILIKINTPGGLLKSTREIVSTILESKIPVCVYVYPSGSQAASAGFFILMSGNFAAMAEGTNAGAAHPVSLMPGFSLNDKKEKDKKNENVMAEKIVEDTAAFIRSIAEKRGRNIEYCEKAVRESKSYTAKECLKFGLIDYLESNPEALVKKIAKEKLGIDVEGVTFITRDYSLREKILSILASPEIAYLLFLAGVIGIFIEIKSPGAIFPGLFGAICLILFFFSTKILPVSIAGMLFIVLGVLLIIMEFKVVSYGFLTLGGLFSMVVGSLMLFKSDLPGMTLSPFSIIFAALLFGILFAIVVYFIVQSQKEQIHTGKESFIGKKAEVVADFENGKGKVFFNGEYWDAECVDPCEIKKGDRVLITDIEDMILKVKGV; encoded by the coding sequence ATGAAAAAGGTATTTTTATTTGGGATTTTAATAATTTTTGGTTTTTTCACCGCTTACTCAAAAGAGATAAAATGCGGTGTCATTAGATTTAACGATACTGTGCAGCCTGTTTCAGCTGAATTTGTCATCTCTTCAATTAAGGAATTTAATGAGGCAAAAGACTTTGATTTAATCCTTATTAAGATTAACACCCCGGGGGGATTGCTAAAATCCACAAGGGAGATTGTTTCAACAATTTTAGAGTCAAAAATCCCTGTTTGCGTTTATGTATATCCATCTGGCTCTCAGGCTGCAAGCGCAGGATTTTTTATTTTGATGTCAGGGAATTTTGCTGCAATGGCTGAGGGAACAAATGCCGGGGCTGCCCATCCTGTATCTTTAATGCCGGGATTTTCTTTAAATGATAAAAAAGAGAAAGATAAAAAGAATGAGAATGTTATGGCTGAAAAGATTGTTGAGGATACAGCCGCTTTTATACGCTCAATTGCTGAGAAGAGGGGCAGAAATATAGAGTATTGCGAAAAAGCTGTAAGGGAGAGCAAATCATACACTGCTAAAGAGTGTTTAAAGTTTGGTTTGATTGATTATCTTGAATCCAATCCTGAAGCACTCGTTAAGAAAATAGCAAAAGAGAAGCTTGGAATTGATGTAGAAGGCGTTACTTTTATTACAAGAGATTACTCTTTAAGGGAAAAGATTTTAAGCATTTTAGCCTCCCCTGAAATAGCGTATTTATTGTTCTTGGCCGGGGTTATTGGTATTTTTATTGAAATTAAATCACCAGGGGCTATTTTCCCAGGGCTTTTCGGGGCAATATGCCTTATCCTTTTCTTCTTTTCAACAAAGATTTTGCCTGTCAGCATAGCCGGTATGCTTTTCATTGTTTTAGGTGTTTTATTGATTATAATGGAGTTTAAAGTTGTAAGTTATGGCTTTTTAACACTTGGAGGTTTGTTTTCTATGGTTGTAGGCTCTTTGATGCTATTTAAGTCTGATTTGCCAGGAATGACTTTGTCTCCTTTTTCAATTATTTTTGCGGCGCTTTTGTTTGGTATTCTCTTTGCGATTGTTGTTTACTTTATTGTTCAGTCTCAAAAAGAGCAAATTCATACCGGTAAAGAAAGTTTTATTGGGAAAAAGGCAGAGGTGGTTGCTGATTTTGAAAATGGAAAGGGAAAAGTATTCTTCAATGGAGAGTACTGGGATGCAGAGTGTGTTGACCCCTGTGAGATAAAGAAGGGGGATAGAGTTTTAATAACAGATATAGAAGATATGATTTTAAAAGTAAAGGGGGTATAG
- a CDS encoding slipin family protein has translation MNPVFVVILLIIFYLFSCLKILNEYERGVIFRLGRVLGDPKGPGLIFVFKPFDKMVRVSTRTVVLDVPPQDIITKDNVSVKVNAVVYFRVFDPIKAVIEVENFLFATSQLAQTTLRSVLGQVELDELLSDREKLNMSLQSILDKHTDPWGVKVSAVEVKHVDLPDTMQRAMARQAEAEREKRAKIIHADGEFQASKKLAEASEIISSSPVALQLRYLQTLMEISAEKNSTIIFPLPIDFISYFLEKGKESKK, from the coding sequence ATGAATCCTGTTTTTGTGGTGATTTTACTGATTATTTTTTACCTTTTTAGCTGTTTAAAGATTTTGAATGAGTATGAAAGAGGGGTAATTTTTAGATTGGGAAGGGTTTTAGGAGATCCAAAGGGACCTGGGTTGATTTTTGTATTTAAACCGTTTGATAAAATGGTAAGAGTTTCAACAAGAACAGTTGTTTTAGATGTTCCCCCTCAGGATATAATTACAAAAGACAATGTATCTGTTAAGGTTAATGCTGTTGTCTATTTCAGGGTATTTGACCCGATTAAGGCAGTTATTGAAGTTGAAAATTTCCTATTTGCAACATCACAATTAGCACAGACTACTTTAAGAAGTGTATTGGGACAGGTTGAATTGGATGAATTGTTGTCTGATAGGGAAAAGTTGAATATGAGTTTACAGTCAATCCTTGATAAACACACTGACCCATGGGGAGTTAAGGTTTCTGCTGTTGAGGTTAAGCATGTTGATTTACCGGACACAATGCAGAGGGCTATGGCAAGGCAGGCTGAGGCTGAAAGGGAAAAGAGGGCAAAGATTATTCATGCAGACGGTGAATTTCAGGCATCTAAAAAGCTTGCAGAAGCCTCTGAGATTATCTCTTCATCTCCAGTTGCTTTGCAGTTAAGGTATTTGCAAACTTTGATGGAGATTTCAGCAGAGAAGAATTCAACCATTATTTTTCCACTTCCTATTGACTTTATTAGCTATTTTTTAGAAAAGGGAAAGGAGAGTAAAAAATAG
- a CDS encoding RsmE family RNA methyltransferase, whose product MQLRRVFADKIEGNIVKLNRDESHYVTKVLRLKECAKLEVILPQGVVNGEIVKIDKGIVFVEVEGKPEIKNEPETKIALFQAMPEKLEKLELIVQKATELGVSEIYTFHSRYTNPKYRKMNLDKKFERLEKIAREAVRQCKRTFPPEIFKPVKLPQAIEKAKSFDNRFIFGEKGGTVKKDVKNGSFAFFIGAEGGFSEEEFDLFIQEGFYFINLSGRILRTETAAITGLVIIQTLFGDYSKFI is encoded by the coding sequence ATGCAATTAAGAAGGGTGTTTGCAGATAAAATTGAGGGAAATATTGTAAAACTTAACAGAGACGAAAGCCACTATGTAACAAAGGTTTTAAGGCTAAAAGAGTGTGCAAAATTAGAGGTAATTCTCCCTCAAGGTGTTGTTAATGGTGAGATTGTTAAAATTGATAAAGGGATTGTATTTGTTGAGGTTGAAGGAAAGCCTGAAATAAAGAATGAACCAGAAACAAAGATTGCTCTCTTTCAGGCAATGCCGGAGAAGCTTGAAAAGCTTGAATTGATTGTTCAAAAAGCAACCGAGTTGGGAGTGTCTGAAATCTATACCTTTCATTCCAGATATACCAATCCAAAATACAGAAAAATGAATCTTGATAAAAAATTTGAAAGGCTTGAAAAAATAGCAAGAGAGGCTGTCAGGCAGTGTAAAAGAACCTTTCCACCTGAAATTTTTAAACCGGTAAAATTGCCGCAAGCAATTGAAAAAGCAAAGTCTTTTGACAACAGATTTATCTTTGGGGAAAAGGGGGGTACTGTAAAAAAGGATGTCAAAAATGGCAGTTTTGCATTTTTTATTGGTGCTGAAGGAGGATTTTCAGAAGAAGAGTTTGATTTGTTTATTCAAGAAGGCTTTTACTTTATAAATTTAAGCGGAAGAATTTTGAGAACAGAGACCGCTGCCATAACAGGCCTTGTAATAATTCAAACCCTGTTTGGTGATTATTCAAAATTTATTTAG
- a CDS encoding ComEA family DNA-binding protein, which translates to MKYLSILILIITLGFGFNMPAMANSGKATNKAKTVNKVEKININTASVDQLVKLKGIGPKKAKAIVEFRKKNGKFKKLEDLMLVKGIGKKTFKKIKPFLTL; encoded by the coding sequence ATGAAATACCTATCAATCTTAATCCTGATAATCACATTGGGGTTTGGGTTCAATATGCCTGCTATGGCAAACTCAGGAAAGGCAACAAACAAAGCAAAAACCGTAAACAAGGTTGAAAAGATTAACATCAACACTGCCTCTGTTGACCAGTTGGTAAAACTTAAAGGCATTGGACCTAAAAAGGCAAAGGCAATTGTTGAGTTTAGGAAGAAAAATGGAAAATTCAAGAAACTTGAAGACTTAATGCTTGTAAAGGGAATTGGTAAAAAAACATTTAAAAAGATAAAACCATTCTTAACTCTTTAA